The following proteins are co-located in the Carassius auratus strain Wakin chromosome 7, ASM336829v1, whole genome shotgun sequence genome:
- the LOC113106036 gene encoding uncharacterized protein LOC113106036 yields the protein MEQQSLLHSPDTTHGVRTQARARQLSTRLQAYDVALPKSLIPDPVLHESSYHLPRMDSPAAQFDLSGQAEPVSTVEQLPMGDLSLVQYGEVSAMSHQLDVERSVGHLSSSVAPPGYHSPSECDSFSSGAASPIFQVDVRAQTTSPPVVRPKATAVSSVPLPHLGQSFQAQTAHIDISQQSVLWHVTQGTLPAAYGTTSTYRGAPPLSVPHVTPQQGVLFSTVDSTCQLTSSLPHTVTSVKLPLTTTAYRPLVPPVYQLQAHMPSQATRQSFAVSDPYRPPLQTAGYHPAQPPVHTPVQPGYPPSVVCQPPPPFPVYQPLPVTPQLQPVPIPALPKLVNDSEREFTDLKMALDNLLNPHTELTEHYKYRVLMEQLFLEEARLIAQACRHHPAPYMAAMIALQRQYGQPHQLAQSEIAALLNSPDIRVGDAKAFQSFALNVDLLVGMLMSLEGPQGRELSCTGHVDRLLSKLPKHYRDSFMEHLQLRGRLHTDSLNPYNLHDLADWLKVKAEAQRLSTKMVQRYQTERVQVSCKDRQSVPKPQTRSTAVYHGSEQPMEASTGQSVHTNAANSQSSARRLKRLCLFCKSQEHYLSQCSKITECSPDQILKWIKDGKRCWKCGRTSHKWEECTLKKPCRDCGNIHLGVLHSIAQDGPSSVLLTTSHERAYLTSPSFTGRVYLKVVPVLLWRGKRSISTYAILDDGAQRSIILPAAVQQLGIDGREEIMALRTIRHDITELKGQSIDLLLSPQSRPEEKHSLTGIFTAPLLTLTEQTYPIKRLQRCYHHLRGIPIPSFARVQPLILIGSDYPTLITPKEPIRLGPAGGPVAVRTQLGWVLQGPDGLLPHQIPSSQCLFTSLTPLRDPVYQHVERLWQLDVLPSRSEKVITRSKQDQMAADMLETKTRRVEVDGVWRYATPLLRAPNAPPLKGTMESVLSSLRNTEKHLSRDPERAKVYEAEIQKLLDSGYVVRVPSEGQQVDEESWFIPHHLVQHNGKYRLVFNCSFAYQGMSLNQQLLPGPTLGASLLGVLLRFRQYAVAISGDIRGMFHQVRLLPEDRPLLRFIWRNMRRKDPPDIYEWQVLPFGTTCSPCCATFALQMHVRCQQFGNEEVLQSIERSFYVDNCLQSLPTAEEAKRLVDKMRPLLASGGFEIRQWATNIPSVVQHLPSKARSESIELWLRQNHSDPLEPALGLMWHCLEDSLGYRHRTLAEDHPTMRYIYKVLATQYDPLGFSIPFTTHAKVLVQRLWNKPRDWDDPNLPADLLEKWTVWEKELPDLYKLTLQRCYLPADFDVEKSKLSLHVFGDASEVAYGSVAYLRAEQHSKIHTTFVMARSRVVPKRQLSMPRLELCAALTSAQLAQFLKQELTIAIETVTLWTDSTTVLTWIQSESCRYKVFVGTRVAEIQELTELHSWRYVDSSNNPADDITRGRTLKELANSDMWSRGPGFLREPPDHWPVKPLAEAREDTSETRKAVFCGLVTDDRNPDMPDASQYTSWSALVNATYRSLHGAAAQDTSKTSVEYRSAEALILSQCQEESFPEEFKALKSGNQVPTASRLNTLAPEFDPEFCLIRVGGRLRRLDGFSKTEIHPVVLDPHHQVTKLIVKHFDERLLHPGPDRVFAELRRHFWILRGRQAIKRHQRECVECQKWRAKPTLPIMSDLPSARLRLYQPPFFSTGVDCFGPFMVKIGRRTEKRWGVIFKCLTTRCIHLDLLSSIDTDAFLLALRRFIARRGTPSEIISDQGTNFRGAETELREAFKEMEPRLQEQLASYQITFRMNPPAAPHFGGAWEREIRSVKSALRVVIGSQSVPEDVLQTVLIEVEGIMNSKPLGYVSSDVADLDPITPNMLLMGRRDASLPQVVYTPEPLSKRRWRHSQTIIDHFWSYFTRHYLPGLQTRQKWQRVTQDLAENTVVMIIDPQLPRAQWPIGRVVKLIPSADGHVRSAQVQVNDRLYLRPVAKLVRLPALPDGGEADSND from the coding sequence ATGGAGCAACAGAGCCTACTTCATTCCCCTGATACGACACACGGTGTTCGCACACAGGCGAGAGCACGTCAGCTTTCCACACGTCTGCAAGCTTATGATGTAGCCTTGCCGAAGTCTCTCATACCAGACCCTGTTCTTCACGAAAGTTCATACCACCTACCAAGGATGGATTCTCCAGCAGCGCAGTTCGACCTCAGTGGACAGGCCGAGCCAGTCTCGACTGTGGAGCAGCTGCCCATGGGTGATCTATCGCTGGTGCAGTATGGAGAAGTGTCCGCTATGAGTCATCAGTTGGATGTTGAGAGATCTGTCGGTCATCTTAGCTCTTCAGTAGCTCCTCCAGGGTATCACAGCCCATCCGAGTGTGATTCATTCAGTAGTGGTGCTGCATCACCCATATTCCAGGTAGATGTACGAGCCCAAACTACTTCACCACCTGTAGTCAGACCAAAGGCTACTGCAGTCTCATCTGTCCCGCTTCCGCATTTAGGCCAGTCATTTCAAGCTCAGACAGCCCACATTGATATTTCTCAGCAGTCAGTTTTGTGGCACGTAACACAAGGCACCCTTCCTGCTGCATATGGTACTACTTCGACATATCGTGGTGCTCCCCCCTTATCTGTACCACATGTAACGCCACAGCAGGGGGTTCTGTTCAGCACAGTAGATTCTACATGTCAGCTTACCTCATCACTGCCACATACTGTTACTTCAGTGAAGCTGCCTTTGACCACTACAGCGTATAGGCCTTTAGTGCCCCCTGTATATCAGTTACAGGCTCACATGCCGAGCCAAGCCACACGGCAGTCGTTCGCTGTCTCTGACCCGTATCGCCCTCCTCTACAGACTGCTGGGTATCACCCTGCTCAGCCTCCCGTCCACACTCCTGTGCAGCCTGGGTATCCCCCTTCAGTGGTTTGCCAACCACCACCTCCTTTTCCGGTTTACCAGCCTCTGCCAGTTACACCCCAGCTACAACCAGTTCCCATTCCAGCCTTGCCTAAGCTTGTGAACGATAGTGAGAGGGAGTTCACAGACCTGAAGATGGCCTTGGATAATCTTCTCAATCCTCACACCGAGCTTACAGAGCACTATAAATACAGGGTACTGATGGAGCAGTTGTTTCTTGAGGAAGCTAGGTTAATTGCCCAAGCATGCCGACATCATCCTGCGCCCTATATGGCAGCTATGATAGCATTGCAACGACAGTATGGCCAGCCTCATCAACTGGCTCAGAGCGAGATCGCAGCCCTGCTGAACTCACCTGATATTAGAGTTGGTGATGCAAAGGCCTTTCAGAGTTTTGCACTCAATGTTGACTTACTAGTTGGTATGCTGATGTCACTCGAGGGGCCACAGGGCCGAGAGCTCTCTTGTACAGGGCATGTCGATAGATTACTCAGTAAGTTGCCCAAACACTACCGAGACAGCTTTATGGAGCATTTACAGTTACGAGGCCGATTGCACACTGACAGCCTTAATCCATATAACCTGCATGACCTTGCTGACTGGTTGAAGGTCAAGGCGGAAGCGCAGCGTTTATCTACCAAGATGGTGCAGCGCTACCAGACAGAGAGAGTACAGGTCTCATGTAAGGACCGCCAGTCTGTACCCAAGCCCCAGACTCGATCCACTGCAGTCTATCATGGAAGTGAACAGCCCATGGAAGCTAGCACAGGGCAGTCTGTCCACACCAATGCTGCTAATTCTCAGTCATCGGCCAGGAGACTGAAGCGTTTGTGTCTGTTCTGTAAGAGTCAGGAGCATTACCTGTCACAGTGTAGTAAAATCACTGAGTGCTCACCTGATCAGATTCTGAAGTGGATAAAGGATGGGAAAAGATGCTGGAAATGTGGACGCACAAGTCATAAATGGGAGGAATGTACTCTGAAGAAGCCCTGCAGGGATTGTGGTAATATACATCTCGGAGTGCTGCATTCCATTGCCCAGGATGGTCCTAGCAGTGTGCTGCTGACAACTTCTCACGAGCGTGCATATCTCACTTCTCCTAGTTTCACGGGTCGTGTGTACTTGAAAGTAGTTCCAGTGCTTCTGTGGAGAGGCAAGAGGTCTATTTCAACTTACGCTATCTTGGATGATGGGGCTCAGCGGAGTATCATCCTTCCTGCAGCTGTCCAGCAACTTGGTATTGATGGAAGAGAAGAGATTATGGCCCTTCGTACCATCCGACATGACATCACAGAATTGAAGGGGCAGTCAATTGACTTGCTGCTTTCCCCACAGTCAAGGCCAGAGGAGAAGCACAGCCTTACAGGTATCTTCACCGCGCCTCTCCTCACGCTTACCGAGCAAACCTACCCCATCAAGAGGCTCCAGCGATGTTATCACCATCTCAGAGGGATCCCCATTCCATCTTTCGCTAGGGTCCAACCCTTAATTTTAATTGGGTCTGATTATCCTACATTAATTACCCCAAAGGAGCCCATCAGATTGGGCCCAGCGGGCGGACCAGTCGCTGTACGCACGCAGCTCGGTTGGGTCCTCCAGGGACCAGATGGATTGCTCCCACATCAGATACCTTCATCTCAGTGTTTGTTCACTTCTCTTACACCACTGCGAGATCCTGTCTATCAGCATGTTGAACGACTCTGGCAGCTTGATGTCCTTCCATCTCGCAGCGAGAAAGTGATAACTCGGTCTAAACAGGATCAGATGGCTGCAGACATGTTGGAGACCAAGACGCGACGAGTAGAAGTTGACGGAGTCTGGCGTTACGCTACTCCACTCCTTCGTGCGCCGAACGCTCCACCGCTGAAGGGGACTATGGAATCTGTTTTGTCCAGCCTCAGGAACACTGAGAAACACCTGAGTAGAGACCCTGAGAGGGCTAAGGTGTACGAAGCTGAAATACAGAAGCTCCTTGATTCAGGGTATGTTGTCAGGGTACCATCAGAAGGCCAGCAGGTAGACGAGGAGTCGTGGTTCATACCACACCACCTCGTGCAGCATAATGGCAAATACAGGTTGGTCTTCAATTGTTCCTTTGCCTACCAAGGTATGTCTCTTAACCAGCAGTTGCTTCCAGGTCCTACCCTCGGTGCCTCACTGCTAGGAGTACTTCTGCGGTTCCGGCAGTACGCAGTCGCCATCAGTGGGGATATACGTGGTATGTTCCACCAAGTGAGACTCCTACCGGAGGATAGACCCCTTCTGAGGTTCATTTGGAGGAACATGCGCAGAAAGGACCCGCCAGACATCTATGAATGGCAAGTCTTGCCTTTCGGGACGACCTGCAGCCCCTGCTGCGCCACCTTCGCGCTGCAGATGCACGTTCGCTGCCAGCAGTTCGGCAATGAGGAAGTATTGCAGTCCATAGAGCGGAGCTTCTACGTGGACAACTGCCTACAGAGCCTTCCCACTGCTGAGGAAGCCAAGCGACTAGTTGACAAGATGAGGCCTCTCTTAGCCTCCGGGGGCTTTGAAATCAGACAGTGGGCCACTAATATCCCTTCTGTTGTCCAGCACCTCCCATCTAAGGCTCGTTCAGAGAGCATCGAATTGTGGTTACGGCAAAATCATTCAGACCCATTGGAGCCGGCTCTTGGCTTAATGTGGCACTGCCTAGAAGACAGCCTGGGTTACAGGCATCGTACACTAGCAGAGGATCATCCGACCATGAGGTATATTTATAAGGTCTTGGCAACGCAATATGACCCTCTAGGATTCTCCATTCCTTTCACCACCCATGCCAAGGTTCTCGTTCAGAGACTCTGGAACAAACCGAGAGATTGGGATGATCCGAATCTTCCTGCAGACCTGCTGGAGAAGTGGACCGTATGGGAGAAGGAGCTGCCTGATCTCTATAAGCTCACGCTTCAAAGGTGCTATCTTCCTGCTGACTTTGATGTGGAGAAATCAAAATTAAGCCTTCATGTGTTTGGCGATGCATCCGAGGTTGCCTATGGGTCGGTGGCTTATCTCCGTGCAGAGCAACACAGTAAGATCCACACTACCTTTGTCATGGCTCGCTCTAGGGTAGTCCCCAAGCGTCAACTGTCGATGCCACGTCTCGAGCTGTGTGCAGCATTGACTAGCGCTCAGCTTGCACAGTTTCTCAAACAGGAGCTAACCATTGCCATAGAGACAGTGACATTATGGACTGACTCGACTACAGTACTGACCTGGATCCAGTCTGAGTCCTGTAGATACAAAGTGTTCGTCGGGACAAGAGTGGCAGAAATACAAGAGTTGACTGAGCTCCACTCTTGGCGATACGTTGACTCCTCAAATAACCCGGCGGACGATATTACCAGAGGGAGAACGCTCAAGGAGCTGGCTAACTCTGACATGTGGAGTCGAGGCCCAGGATTCCTCCGTGAACCGCCAGATCATTGGCCAGTCAAGCCCCTTGCAGAGGCCCGAGAGGATACCTCAGAAACAAGGAAAGCTGTTTTCTGTGGATTAGTCACAGACGATCGAAATCCAGACATGCCTGATGCATCTCAATATACTTCTTGGAGTGCCTTAGTCAACGCCACCTACCGGTCCCTCCATGGGGCGGCCGCCCAAGATACTAGTAAAACATCCGTAGAATACAGGAGTGCAGAAGCTCTCATCTTGAGTCAATGTCAGGAGGAATCTTTCCCAGAGGAATTCAAGGCTTTAAAATCAGGGAACCAGGTGCCCACAGCCAGCCGTCTGAACACGCTTGCACCCGAGTTCGACCCTGAGTTCTGTCTAATTCGTGTGGGAGGTAGGCTACGCCGATTGGATGGCTTCAGCAAAACCGAGATACACCCAGTGGTTCTAGATCCCCATCATCAGGTGACAAAACTCATCGTTAAGCACTTCGATGAGCGTCTACTCCATCCAGGACCTGATAGGGTCTTCGCAGAGCTCCGTCGCCATTTCTGGATCCTAAGGGGCAGGCAAGCCATCAAACGACACCAGAGAGAGTGCGTAGAATGTCAGAAGTGGAGAGCTAAGCCGACTCTACCTATTATGTCTGACTTACCCTCAGCTCGCCTAAGATTGTACCAACCCCCCTTCTTCTCTACTGGAGTCGACTGCTTCGGGCCATTCATGGTTAAGATTGGCCGTCGGACGGAGAAGCGATGGGGCGTCATCTTCAAGTGCCTGACAACCAGATGCATTCACCTTGACCTGCTCAGCAGCATTGACACTGATGCATTCTTACTGGCATTAAGGCGCTTCATAGCACGCAGAGGAACCCCATCTGAGATCATATCAGATCAGGGTACTAACTTCCGGGGAGCCGAGACCGAACTGAGAGAAGCTTTCAAGGAGATGGAGCCCAGACTGCAGGAGCAGCTGGCTAGCTATCAGATCACTTTTAGGATGAATCCTCCCGCCGCACCCCACTTCGGAGGCGCATGGGAAAGGGAGATCCGATCTGTAAAGTCTGCACTGCGAGTAGTCATCGGGAGTCAGTCTGTGCCTGAAGATGTCCTACAGACTGTACTGATCGAAGTAGAGGGTATCATGAACAGCAAGCCCTTGGGATACGTTTCATCCGACGTGGCAGACTTGGATCCAATAACCCCAAATATGCTTCTCATGGGGCGGCGAGACGCCTCGCTTCCCCAGGTGGTCTACACCCCTGAGCCCTTGTCCAAGCGTCGCTGGCGTCATTCCCAGACTATCATCGATCATTTCTGGTCTTACTTTACACGACACTACCTACCGGGTCTCCAGACTCGCCAGAAATGGCAGCGGGTAACTCAAGATCTAGCTGAGAACACGGTGGTCATGATAATCGACCCGCAGCTTCCCAGAGCCCAATGGCCAATTGGTCGGGTTGTCAAACTGATACCCAGTGCTGATGGACATGTCAGGTCAGCTCAAGTACAGGTCAATGATCGCCTATACCTACGACCTGTGGCCAAACTTGTCAGACTCCCGGCACTACCGGACGGAGGTGAAGCGGACTCCAATGACTAG